The Providencia sp. PROV188 genome includes a region encoding these proteins:
- a CDS encoding MarR family winged helix-turn-helix transcriptional regulator, whose amino-acid sequence MDRIDKITQQWERERPDLDISAMGLIGRLGNVAHHLTREMEKVFAKFGLNRSSFDVLATLRRAGSPYTLSPSDMLATLMVTSGTMTNRIDQLEKAGYVARHVNPDDGRGFLVSLTTEGLDLINRVVTAHTEKQSRLVASLSNEEQQALNQLLRTFLNHLES is encoded by the coding sequence ATGGATAGAATAGATAAAATCACTCAACAATGGGAACGTGAACGCCCCGATCTTGATATCAGCGCCATGGGGCTGATTGGTCGCTTAGGTAACGTTGCCCATCACCTGACCCGTGAAATGGAAAAGGTATTTGCCAAATTTGGTCTAAACCGATCAAGTTTTGACGTACTCGCCACTTTGCGCCGTGCGGGTTCCCCTTATACACTGTCACCCAGCGATATGCTTGCTACCTTGATGGTGACATCCGGTACCATGACCAATCGCATCGATCAGCTAGAGAAAGCCGGTTATGTGGCGCGTCATGTCAATCCTGATGATGGGCGCGGTTTTTTGGTGAGCTTAACAACTGAAGGGTTGGATTTGATCAATCGCGTAGTGACAGCCCATACCGAAAAACAATCTCGTTTAGTGGCATCACTGTCAAATGAAGAGCAACAAGCGCTGAATCAGCTACTACGGACGTTTCTAAACCATTTAGAATCATAA
- a CDS encoding EamA family transporter, whose protein sequence is MNRYWVLFLTALAPIVWGSTYLVTTEMLPAGMPLTLAMLRALPAGLLLLLFLRKLPQGIWWGRVLILGILNFSLFWWLLFISAYRLPGGVAATVGAIQPLIVLFLSRWLLSSSLSSISIFAALSGIFGVAILLLTPSAALDLTGIIAGLAGAFSMAAGTVLSRRWQPPVSALTFTSWQLTAGGLVLLPFALLLEPALPSLSLLNIAGLSYLTLIGGALTYALWFRGLAILGPSSVASLGFLSPMSAVILGWLWLDQQLSPLQLLGMLVILLSVWGSQKAERKLALKRQQQVA, encoded by the coding sequence ATGAATAGATATTGGGTTCTATTTTTAACGGCATTAGCACCGATAGTTTGGGGAAGTACCTACTTGGTGACGACGGAAATGTTACCTGCGGGTATGCCGTTGACGTTAGCCATGCTCCGTGCCTTACCCGCAGGATTGCTACTTTTACTATTTTTACGCAAATTGCCTCAGGGGATTTGGTGGGGACGAGTATTGATTCTCGGCATTTTAAATTTTTCGCTATTTTGGTGGCTGTTGTTTATCTCCGCATACCGTTTACCGGGAGGTGTGGCGGCAACGGTGGGGGCGATTCAACCGCTGATTGTGTTATTCCTTAGCCGTTGGCTATTAAGCAGTTCGCTATCGAGTATTTCGATATTTGCCGCACTGAGCGGTATTTTCGGGGTAGCTATTTTATTATTGACGCCAAGTGCCGCGTTAGATTTAACCGGGATTATTGCGGGCTTAGCCGGGGCGTTCTCTATGGCGGCAGGAACGGTATTAAGCCGTCGTTGGCAGCCTCCAGTCTCAGCATTAACCTTTACCTCGTGGCAATTAACCGCAGGCGGGTTAGTCTTACTGCCGTTTGCGCTGTTACTTGAACCTGCGTTACCTTCTTTGAGTTTATTAAATATCGCAGGTCTGAGTTATTTAACTTTGATCGGTGGCGCACTGACTTATGCATTATGGTTTCGTGGCCTCGCTATCTTAGGACCCAGTTCAGTAGCATCGCTGGGATTCTTAAGCCCGATGAGCGCCGTTATCCTAGGATGGCTGTGGCTTGATCAACAACTCAGCCCATTACAGTTACTCGGCATGTTGGTGATTTTACTCAGCGTCTGGGGTAGCCAAAAAGCAGAGCGTAAATTAGCATTGAAAAGGCAGCAACAAGTCGCTTAA
- the alkB gene encoding DNA oxidative demethylase AlkB has product MLFPDEENMIEIAPDAYLLKGFLLGQGEPLLAALHEVIAQAPLRHMETPGGYAMSVAMTNCGDWGWVTDNKGYRYSSVDPMTLQPWPMMPALFKQLAINAAEKAGFSHFDPDACLINRYGVGAKMSLHQDKDEADFSQPIVSFSLGLPTIFDFGGDTREHPRQAIPLEHGDVLVWGGRSRLNYHGVRQIKSGVHPQLGAYRFNLTFRRSQLMK; this is encoded by the coding sequence ATGTTATTTCCTGATGAAGAGAATATGATTGAGATTGCGCCAGACGCTTATCTCCTTAAAGGTTTTTTGCTTGGGCAAGGGGAGCCGTTATTAGCTGCATTGCATGAAGTGATTGCTCAAGCACCTTTGCGTCATATGGAAACCCCTGGCGGATACGCTATGTCTGTGGCAATGACCAATTGCGGTGATTGGGGCTGGGTTACGGATAATAAAGGCTACCGATATTCCTCTGTCGATCCGATGACTCTGCAGCCATGGCCCATGATGCCCGCATTATTTAAACAGTTGGCGATAAATGCCGCTGAAAAAGCTGGCTTTTCTCATTTTGATCCTGATGCCTGCTTAATTAACCGCTATGGTGTGGGGGCTAAAATGTCGCTGCATCAAGATAAAGATGAAGCGGATTTCTCCCAGCCGATCGTCTCCTTTTCACTAGGATTGCCCACTATCTTTGATTTTGGCGGAGATACGCGAGAACATCCGCGTCAAGCTATCCCATTAGAGCATGGGGACGTCTTGGTCTGGGGCGGACGTTCACGGCTCAATTACCATGGGGTACGACAAATCAAATCAGGCGTTCATCCTCAACTTGGGGCTTACCGTTTTAATCTGACATTTCGTCGCTCACAGCTTATGAAGTGA
- a CDS encoding threonine aldolase family protein: MYSFINDYNEIAHPAVMEELNSLAGKRFEGYGTDTLCASVAEQVKQRIGRPDADIHFFNGGTITNLTTISHILRPHQAAIAVDSGHIAVHETGAIEATGHKVFTVPSASGKLTPALIEQVLAHHTDEHCVQPKLVYISNSTEIGTVYRKDELVALRKVCDEHGLWLFMDGARLASGLMSHASDVTIEDIAQLTDVFYIGGTKIGALTGEILVILNPSLKSDFRFSIKQKGGLQAKGWLLAAQFNALFKDDLYFKLGKHLNDMAMHLAAFFTRQGFEFLAPVESNQVFVVLPDDLAKKLLEHYVLSSMPAPEAGKTCVRLCTSWSTSEQDVEKFISVFKSLR; the protein is encoded by the coding sequence ATGTACAGCTTTATTAATGATTATAATGAAATAGCGCACCCAGCAGTGATGGAAGAACTCAATAGCTTAGCGGGTAAGCGTTTTGAAGGATATGGTACCGATACGTTATGTGCCAGTGTGGCTGAGCAAGTGAAACAGCGCATTGGACGCCCAGATGCAGATATCCATTTCTTTAATGGTGGTACGATCACCAATTTAACGACCATCTCTCATATATTAAGACCTCATCAGGCTGCTATTGCGGTAGATTCAGGGCATATCGCGGTGCATGAGACGGGGGCAATTGAAGCCACAGGGCATAAAGTTTTCACTGTTCCTTCAGCATCGGGTAAATTAACGCCAGCGCTGATTGAGCAAGTTTTGGCGCATCATACCGATGAACACTGTGTGCAGCCAAAATTGGTGTATATCAGTAACTCGACAGAGATTGGTACGGTATACCGTAAAGATGAGCTGGTTGCGCTGCGTAAAGTGTGTGATGAGCATGGTTTATGGCTGTTTATGGATGGTGCACGTTTAGCCTCTGGCTTAATGTCCCATGCGAGCGACGTAACGATTGAAGATATCGCTCAGTTGACGGATGTTTTTTATATCGGTGGCACTAAGATTGGTGCATTGACCGGTGAAATCCTGGTAATTTTAAACCCAAGCTTGAAATCTGATTTCCGCTTTAGCATCAAGCAAAAAGGGGGATTGCAGGCGAAAGGTTGGTTATTAGCGGCACAATTTAACGCACTGTTTAAAGATGACCTTTATTTCAAATTGGGTAAGCATCTCAATGATATGGCGATGCATTTAGCGGCATTCTTTACGCGACAAGGTTTTGAGTTCTTAGCGCCAGTTGAATCAAACCAAGTGTTTGTGGTGCTACCGGATGATTTAGCGAAGAAATTGTTGGAACATTACGTTTTAAGCAGTATGCCAGCGCCTGAAGCGGGTAAAACTTGTGTGCGTCTGTGTACTTCATGGTCCACAAGCGAACAAGATGTTGAAAAATTTATAAGCGTATTTAAGTCACTGCGTTAA
- a CDS encoding TetR/AcrR family transcriptional regulator translates to MARRTQAQMEQTRALLLATARDFFCRLGYADTSMDDLTASVELTRGALYHHFGDKQGLFLAVVEQIDAEMNQRLQTITDNGDDLWSSFQQRCHAYLEMALEPEYQQIILRDAKAVLGEAIAKSNLQCADAIEKIIAKLVEDNVIANVEPRALAALLNGGLSEAAYWIAQDKSEIRLKQSIASIDMLLNGLKLPAK, encoded by the coding sequence ATGGCAAGACGAACACAAGCCCAAATGGAACAAACTCGCGCCCTATTACTGGCGACGGCACGGGATTTTTTCTGCCGTTTAGGCTATGCAGACACATCAATGGATGATTTAACTGCCAGTGTTGAATTGACTCGCGGCGCGCTATATCACCATTTTGGGGACAAACAAGGATTATTCTTAGCTGTTGTCGAACAAATAGATGCTGAAATGAACCAACGTTTACAAACAATTACGGACAACGGCGATGACCTGTGGTCAAGCTTTCAACAACGCTGTCATGCCTATTTAGAAATGGCGCTAGAGCCTGAATATCAGCAAATTATTTTGCGAGATGCTAAAGCGGTATTAGGAGAAGCCATTGCAAAATCTAACTTACAATGTGCGGACGCTATTGAAAAAATCATCGCCAAGCTGGTAGAAGATAATGTTATTGCCAACGTAGAGCCTCGCGCCCTCGCCGCGTTACTGAATGGAGGCTTATCCGAAGCGGCCTACTGGATAGCGCAAGATAAGAGTGAAATTCGGCTAAAACAGAGTATTGCTAGCATTGATATGCTACTGAATGGACTAAAACTTCCTGCTAAATAA
- a CDS encoding MFS transporter, which produces MLSRYQQLFHASGSIQFALAGLLARLALPMMGIGIITMLSMLQGSYALAGGVSATFVLTYALLSPQISRQVDSHGQFRVLPLVTFISVLGMGLIVASTWLGLSYIWLFLGAFLSGFMPSMSAMIRARWSQIYKGDPLLQTAYSLETVFDDLTFIAGPPLSVGLTVVLFPQAGIMIAGILLLVGVLLLVSQRKTEPALVDKHQMMSAKASILRLPSLQLLIILMISLGVIVGTVDILSVTLAQIQGQPAMASLVLSLYAIGSCVMGVVFGGMRLSMPLPRMLLISGVLTLLSIIPLLWVGGIWSLSMVMFISGLFFAPTMIIGMSLVENIVPDHRLTEGMTWLLAGLNIGVAFGAMLSGKMVDELGIYAGYWVAIAGGILVVVCSLMSYGLLMRQETAVCSS; this is translated from the coding sequence ATGCTGAGTCGATACCAACAACTTTTTCACGCTTCAGGAAGCATCCAATTCGCCTTAGCAGGGCTTTTGGCTCGCTTAGCGTTACCCATGATGGGGATTGGGATTATTACCATGCTGTCAATGTTGCAAGGAAGTTATGCACTGGCAGGTGGCGTTTCAGCCACTTTTGTGCTGACTTATGCCTTATTATCGCCGCAGATTTCTCGCCAAGTGGATAGCCATGGTCAGTTTCGCGTATTGCCGTTAGTGACTTTTATTAGTGTTCTGGGCATGGGGCTAATCGTGGCGTCTACGTGGTTAGGGCTCTCTTATATTTGGTTATTTTTAGGAGCATTTCTGTCGGGCTTTATGCCGAGTATGTCGGCGATGATCCGCGCGAGATGGTCGCAGATCTACAAAGGGGATCCGCTACTGCAAACGGCGTACTCGTTGGAAACTGTATTCGATGATTTGACATTTATTGCGGGACCTCCCTTATCCGTCGGGCTGACAGTGGTTCTGTTCCCACAAGCGGGAATTATGATTGCGGGTATTTTATTGCTGGTGGGAGTCTTGCTCTTAGTTTCTCAACGTAAAACAGAACCTGCCTTAGTCGATAAGCACCAGATGATGAGCGCGAAGGCGTCTATTTTGCGCCTGCCAAGTTTACAACTGTTGATTATTCTCATGATTTCGCTGGGCGTGATTGTGGGGACAGTGGATATTTTGAGTGTGACGCTGGCACAGATACAAGGGCAGCCGGCGATGGCGAGTTTAGTGTTATCACTGTATGCCATTGGTTCTTGTGTGATGGGGGTGGTATTTGGAGGGATGCGTTTATCAATGCCTTTGCCGCGTATGTTGCTAATCAGCGGGGTTCTGACATTGCTGTCGATTATTCCGTTGCTGTGGGTCGGGGGAATTTGGTCGCTGTCGATGGTGATGTTTATATCTGGGCTATTTTTTGCACCAACGATGATTATCGGTATGTCGCTGGTGGAAAATATTGTTCCCGATCACCGTTTAACGGAAGGAATGACATGGCTACTTGCGGGACTCAATATTGGCGTGGCATTTGGGGCGATGCTCTCAGGTAAAATGGTGGATGAGCTTGGAATTTATGCAGGATATTGGGTTGCTATTGCTGGCGGTATTTTGGTGGTGGTGTGCTCACTCATGAGTTACGGGCTATTGATGCGACAAGAAACGGCAGTTTGTTCCTCTTAA
- a CDS encoding YaiI/YqxD family protein codes for MVIWVDADACPKVIKEVLYRAADREKVQITFVANQRLSVPPSMFLKTLQVPAGFDVADNEIVLRAQAGDLVITADIPLAAEVMEKGAVALNPRGERYSEATIRERLTIRDFMDTMRASGVQTGGPASLNQRDRQQFANELDKWLLQRRKSLG; via the coding sequence ATGGTGATTTGGGTGGATGCGGATGCATGCCCTAAAGTGATTAAAGAAGTGTTATATCGCGCGGCTGATAGAGAAAAAGTGCAAATTACATTTGTGGCGAACCAGCGTTTATCGGTTCCGCCTTCGATGTTTTTAAAAACTCTGCAAGTTCCCGCTGGGTTTGATGTTGCAGATAATGAGATTGTTTTACGCGCACAAGCCGGCGATTTAGTGATTACTGCTGATATTCCGTTGGCAGCGGAAGTCATGGAAAAGGGCGCGGTGGCGTTGAACCCTCGAGGTGAACGTTACAGTGAAGCCACCATTCGTGAAAGACTGACAATTAGAGACTTTATGGACACGATGCGAGCTAGCGGCGTGCAAACTGGGGGGCCTGCTAGCTTAAACCAACGTGATCGCCAACAATTTGCAAATGAGTTAGATAAGTGGCTGCTGCAACGTCGAAAATCGTTGGGATAG
- a CDS encoding homoserine/threonine efflux transporter — protein MMDPLHSILITLFLFVLTFFNPGANLFTVVQTTLSSGKKAGLICGYGVVLGDAIYSGLGLFGLVALMTQFESLFSLIKILGGLYLFYYAISVFRNKTQLSLATEKNTENFPTGVYFRRGLIADLSNPQTVLFFMSIFSTTISPSTPLWTKLVIWLGIVVASLIWRIILCQTFSLSSVRRTYSRIHKVIGKVVGLILGGLASKLIYQGITEIAFKK, from the coding sequence ATGATGGATCCACTACACAGCATTCTGATTACCTTGTTTTTGTTTGTTTTGACCTTTTTTAACCCTGGTGCCAACTTATTTACGGTGGTTCAGACAACGTTAAGTTCAGGAAAAAAAGCCGGATTAATTTGTGGTTATGGGGTTGTTCTGGGGGATGCGATTTATTCAGGGTTAGGGCTATTTGGGCTGGTGGCATTAATGACACAGTTTGAGTCGTTATTTTCCCTGATTAAGATTTTGGGTGGATTATATTTATTTTATTACGCGATCAGTGTCTTTCGAAATAAAACGCAACTGTCTCTTGCCACCGAAAAAAATACAGAAAATTTTCCAACAGGCGTTTATTTTCGTCGAGGGTTAATTGCTGACTTATCTAACCCACAAACTGTTCTATTTTTCATGAGTATTTTCTCTACTACGATTTCACCCTCAACACCGCTGTGGACTAAGCTTGTGATTTGGCTAGGAATTGTGGTGGCTTCTCTAATTTGGCGTATTATATTATGCCAGACATTTTCATTATCTTCTGTAAGACGAACATATTCCCGTATCCATAAAGTGATAGGCAAAGTGGTCGGATTGATTTTAGGCGGGTTAGCTTCTAAATTAATTTACCAAGGTATTACTGAGATTGCCTTTAAAAAATAA
- the mnmH gene encoding tRNA 2-selenouridine(34) synthase MnmH has translation MELALSTPEIRQILASDTPIIDVRAPVEFQQGAMPSALNLPLMNDDERTTVGICYKQKGSDKAVELGHQLVSGELRENRINAWKTACQQNPEGYLCCARGGMRSHIAQQWLKEAGIEYPLINGGYKNLRQTAIDAINELAQRPVILIGGCTGNGKTLLVQSLEDSIDLEGIAHHRGSSFGRTLEAQFSQATFENHLAVSMLKKAPNHNRWVLEDEGRAIGVNSLPDSLRQAMETATIAVVEDPIERRMERLKEEYFDRMTHDFLAAFGEEQGWNAYSEYLHHGLHAIRKRLGSQRAIELTKLLDDALIAQRKTEKTDVHFSWLTPLLHEYYDPMYRYQLSKKQDRIVFKGTFEEVTEWVKSTAQ, from the coding sequence ATGGAATTAGCGCTCTCCACACCTGAAATTCGCCAGATCCTCGCTTCTGACACCCCAATCATTGATGTTCGTGCCCCCGTTGAATTTCAACAAGGCGCTATGCCATCGGCACTCAATTTACCCTTAATGAATGACGATGAACGTACCACCGTCGGGATCTGTTATAAACAAAAAGGCTCCGACAAAGCGGTCGAGTTAGGGCATCAATTAGTCTCGGGTGAATTACGTGAAAATCGAATTAATGCGTGGAAAACTGCGTGTCAACAAAACCCAGAAGGCTATCTTTGCTGCGCTCGCGGCGGAATGCGCTCCCATATTGCTCAACAATGGTTAAAAGAAGCGGGCATTGAATATCCGCTTATTAATGGGGGTTATAAAAATTTACGCCAAACTGCCATCGATGCAATTAACGAACTCGCTCAACGCCCAGTAATATTGATTGGCGGTTGCACTGGAAATGGCAAAACACTATTAGTTCAAAGCCTTGAAGATAGTATTGATCTAGAAGGTATTGCCCATCATCGAGGCTCTTCCTTTGGGCGTACTTTAGAAGCCCAATTTTCACAGGCGACGTTTGAAAACCATTTAGCGGTTTCTATGTTAAAAAAAGCTCCTAATCACAACCGGTGGGTGCTTGAAGATGAAGGTCGAGCCATTGGCGTGAACAGCCTTCCAGATTCACTACGCCAAGCAATGGAAACAGCAACAATTGCGGTGGTTGAAGACCCCATTGAGCGCCGTATGGAAAGGTTAAAAGAGGAATATTTTGACCGAATGACCCACGATTTTCTTGCCGCATTTGGTGAAGAACAAGGTTGGAATGCCTACAGCGAATATCTACATCATGGTCTACATGCTATTCGTAAACGTTTAGGTTCCCAGCGAGCGATTGAACTAACTAAACTCCTTGATGATGCGCTGATTGCTCAACGTAAAACGGAAAAAACAGACGTTCATTTCTCATGGCTTACACCACTTCTTCATGAATATTATGATCCGATGTACCGCTATCAGTTAAGCAAGAAACAGGATCGAATTGTTTTCAAAGGAACATTTGAGGAAGTCACTGAGTGGGTAAAATCCACCGCTCAATAA
- a CDS encoding DUF3811 domain-containing protein produces the protein MKTLTLQEMTETQRMRVRQRLAQERKSLGRELTNSEESKVKKLIITEISAEVEKEAKALRTQKKKERVTGSNATYNWSSNNHTRGYR, from the coding sequence ATGAAAACCCTAACACTGCAAGAGATGACTGAAACGCAAAGAATGCGGGTGAGGCAACGGCTGGCTCAAGAACGTAAAAGTTTAGGGCGCGAGTTGACCAATTCAGAAGAAAGCAAAGTCAAAAAATTGATCATTACCGAAATCTCGGCTGAAGTTGAAAAAGAAGCCAAAGCCTTAAGAACCCAAAAGAAAAAAGAGCGCGTAACAGGGAGCAATGCGACCTACAACTGGTCATCTAACAACCATACTCGCGGTTATCGCTAA
- the gss gene encoding bifunctional glutathionylspermidine amidase/synthase yields MTEEHEPFGTLLGYAPGGVAIYSSNYSSIPDLGERDDISFRSYINNEYMGYKWQCVEFARRFLYLNYGVVFTDVSMAYEIFALRFLRHVVDDGILPLRAYQNGSQMKPTAGSLLIWAEGGEFEHTGHVAIITQVFDNKVRVVEQNVLHHKLPAGQQWTRELPLNTDNGSYTLSDTFTDTSILGWMIQTDNNQYAYKEPEINPQLMELHAAQLDSQVNFNQRWLDESNPIELAYVKANHGHKLSANPHEYFTISSTAENQLMQATNEVHLMYLHATEKVLKDDNLLKLFNIPEILWPRLRLSWQNRRHDMVTGRLDFCMDHRGLKVYEYNADSASCHTETGLIIDKWSKVGGINAGWNPGERLQELLTDTWKHTTAKPFIHIMQDRDSEEDYHALFMAQSIKAAGFECKIIHGLDELVWNETGQVVDGEGQVLQCVWKTWAWETALEQLRQESESDLSGLPIRTGHPHHNDVRLIDVLLRPEIRVFEPLWTVIPGNKSILPILWSLFPHHPYLLDTDFEINDELRQTGYAVKPIAGRCGNNIGLVDHQDDILDETCGQFAHQENVYQQLWCLPKVAERYIQVCTFTVGGHYGGACLRSDPSLVIKKDSDIEPLWVLDDDDYLKQNQ; encoded by the coding sequence ATGACAGAAGAACATGAACCGTTTGGCACTTTACTTGGCTACGCCCCCGGTGGTGTTGCAATTTACTCTTCCAATTACAGTTCCATTCCCGATTTAGGTGAACGGGATGATATCTCTTTTCGCAGTTATATCAATAATGAATACATGGGATATAAATGGCAATGCGTTGAATTTGCTCGTCGTTTTCTTTATCTCAATTATGGCGTGGTGTTTACCGATGTCAGCATGGCGTATGAAATTTTCGCATTACGTTTTTTGCGCCATGTAGTGGATGACGGCATTTTGCCATTGCGCGCGTATCAAAATGGCAGCCAAATGAAACCCACCGCAGGAAGCTTACTGATTTGGGCGGAGGGGGGGGAATTTGAGCATACTGGGCATGTTGCGATTATTACCCAAGTTTTTGATAACAAAGTTCGAGTTGTTGAGCAAAATGTTCTACACCATAAACTCCCTGCGGGTCAGCAGTGGACTCGAGAGCTACCGCTAAACACTGATAATGGAAGTTATACGTTGTCTGATACATTCACCGATACCTCGATCCTCGGTTGGATGATACAAACGGATAATAACCAGTATGCCTATAAAGAACCTGAAATTAATCCGCAATTGATGGAACTGCACGCGGCTCAGTTAGATAGCCAAGTTAACTTCAATCAACGCTGGTTAGATGAATCTAACCCGATTGAATTAGCCTATGTGAAGGCTAACCATGGGCATAAATTGAGTGCCAACCCCCACGAATATTTCACGATTTCCAGTACTGCCGAAAATCAGCTAATGCAGGCAACAAATGAAGTTCATTTGATGTATTTGCATGCGACTGAAAAAGTCCTCAAAGATGACAACTTACTGAAACTTTTCAATATCCCCGAAATTCTCTGGCCGCGTTTACGTTTATCATGGCAAAACCGCCGTCATGATATGGTGACGGGTCGCCTTGATTTTTGTATGGACCATCGTGGATTGAAAGTTTATGAATATAATGCGGATTCAGCTTCTTGCCATACTGAAACAGGGTTAATTATTGATAAATGGTCAAAAGTAGGCGGCATCAACGCGGGCTGGAATCCTGGTGAACGACTGCAAGAGTTACTTACGGATACATGGAAACACACCACTGCAAAACCGTTTATTCACATTATGCAAGATAGAGATAGTGAGGAGGATTATCACGCTCTGTTTATGGCTCAATCCATTAAAGCGGCGGGATTTGAATGTAAAATTATCCATGGTTTGGATGAGTTAGTCTGGAATGAAACGGGTCAAGTGGTGGATGGTGAAGGGCAGGTGCTTCAATGTGTATGGAAAACATGGGCATGGGAAACTGCTCTGGAGCAGTTACGCCAAGAGAGTGAAAGTGACCTTTCTGGTTTACCTATCCGAACCGGTCATCCACATCATAATGATGTCCGGCTGATTGATGTGCTGTTGCGTCCAGAAATTCGTGTTTTTGAACCGTTATGGACAGTGATCCCTGGGAATAAATCAATTCTGCCGATTCTATGGTCACTGTTCCCGCATCATCCATATTTATTGGATACTGATTTTGAGATTAACGATGAGCTACGCCAAACGGGGTATGCCGTGAAGCCTATCGCGGGGCGCTGTGGTAATAATATTGGGCTAGTTGATCATCAAGACGATATTCTGGATGAAACTTGTGGACAATTTGCCCATCAAGAGAATGTTTATCAGCAATTATGGTGTTTACCGAAAGTGGCAGAACGTTATATTCAGGTCTGTACATTTACGGTAGGTGGGCATTATGGTGGTGCATGTTTACGTTCTGACCCTTCTTTAGTCATTAAGAAGGATAGCGATATAGAACCGCTTTGGGTGCTTGACGACGATGACTACCTGAAGCAAAATCAGTAA
- a CDS encoding porin, translated as MKYNKLAILITTLAFAGAANAAEVYNKDGNKFDVYGQIDVRHYIADSKSGEDGDDSRVRLGFRGDTQINDQLTGYGRFEWETPTNKSESDHENQNRLAYAGLKFADFGSLDYGRNYGVNYDINAWTDVLPLWGADTMDQEDNFMMGRNRNLLTYRNNNMFGYVDGLSFALQYQGKNGDQNKSSGEDALKNNGDGYGLSTAYELGYGVTLGGSYANSSRTPSQRDGAIGAKGERAQVWNVGGKFEWEDLYIAAMYGQALNATRYGEDDAEAVANKTENLEVVATYTLDFGLTPSIGYNQSKGKDLGEYGSKDLVKYVAVGAAYEFNNNMSAVVDYKINLLNKNEFTRDHNINTDNVLGLGLVYQF; from the coding sequence ATGAAATACAATAAATTAGCAATACTTATCACAACTCTGGCATTCGCAGGCGCAGCTAACGCGGCAGAAGTTTATAACAAAGATGGCAACAAATTTGATGTCTATGGACAAATTGATGTTCGCCACTATATTGCCGATTCAAAAAGTGGTGAAGATGGTGATGATTCACGCGTTCGTTTAGGATTCCGTGGTGATACGCAAATCAACGATCAACTCACAGGTTATGGTCGTTTTGAATGGGAAACTCCAACCAATAAATCTGAAAGTGATCATGAAAACCAAAACCGTTTAGCTTATGCCGGTTTAAAATTCGCTGATTTTGGTTCTTTGGATTACGGTCGTAATTATGGTGTGAACTACGATATCAATGCATGGACTGATGTTCTCCCACTTTGGGGCGCGGACACCATGGATCAAGAAGATAATTTCATGATGGGACGTAACCGTAACTTATTAACTTATCGCAATAATAATATGTTCGGCTATGTTGATGGCTTAAGCTTCGCCCTGCAATACCAAGGCAAGAATGGCGATCAAAATAAATCCTCTGGTGAAGATGCACTAAAAAATAACGGTGATGGTTATGGTTTATCCACCGCTTATGAATTAGGTTACGGCGTCACCTTAGGGGGCAGCTATGCAAACTCAAGTCGTACACCAAGCCAGCGTGACGGCGCTATTGGAGCAAAAGGTGAACGCGCGCAAGTGTGGAACGTCGGGGGTAAATTTGAGTGGGAAGACCTTTACATCGCAGCGATGTATGGCCAAGCACTGAATGCAACTCGCTATGGCGAAGATGATGCTGAAGCTGTTGCCAATAAAACAGAAAACTTAGAAGTTGTTGCGACTTATACCTTAGATTTCGGCTTAACCCCTTCAATTGGCTACAACCAATCTAAAGGGAAAGATCTCGGCGAATATGGCAGCAAAGATTTAGTTAAATATGTAGCTGTTGGCGCAGCTTATGAGTTCAACAACAACATGTCCGCTGTCGTTGATTACAAAATTAACTTATTGAATAAAAATGAGTTTACTCGTGATCACAACATCAATACGGATAATGTCTTAGGTCTGGGCTTAGTGTACCAGTTCTAA